From Pseudarthrobacter equi, a single genomic window includes:
- a CDS encoding ParA family protein: protein MTSSEASTQRIPPFVTLGSARSVSGPVSIPGRGGNHPKPVASNSSSVLVSRETTAAGRSNVIDAIDDSSPIARELAHETKRREKLMGRRLPRPEKTRIFTVSNQKGGVGKTTTTVNIAAALAAAGLNVLVIDIDPQGNASTALGIEHHADVDSIYDVLINDVALADVVAQCPDMEKLICAPATIHLAGAEIELVSLVAREQRLRRAIDVYAKTREKNGEERLDYIFIDCPPSLGLLTVNAFCAANEVLIPIQCEYYALEGLSQLLKNIEMIQKHLNADLVVSTILLTMYDGRTNLAAQVAAEVRTHFPEQVLSAVVPRSVRISEAPSYQQTVMTYDPSSSGALSYLEAAAEIAER from the coding sequence GTGACAAGTAGTGAAGCCTCCACACAACGGATACCACCGTTTGTGACGCTGGGGTCAGCACGTTCTGTCTCTGGCCCGGTTAGTATTCCTGGACGAGGCGGAAACCACCCGAAACCGGTTGCGAGCAACTCTTCATCAGTACTTGTTTCACGTGAAACAACCGCTGCGGGTCGATCAAACGTTATCGATGCGATTGACGATTCCAGCCCCATTGCCCGCGAGCTCGCCCACGAGACCAAGCGGCGCGAAAAGCTGATGGGCCGCCGCCTTCCGCGACCCGAAAAGACCCGGATTTTCACTGTGTCGAACCAAAAGGGCGGTGTTGGCAAGACCACCACCACGGTGAATATCGCTGCCGCGCTGGCAGCTGCCGGGCTGAACGTGCTGGTCATCGACATCGACCCGCAGGGCAACGCTTCCACAGCCCTTGGCATCGAGCACCATGCCGACGTGGACAGCATCTACGACGTCCTCATCAATGACGTGGCGCTGGCAGATGTAGTGGCGCAGTGCCCCGACATGGAAAAGCTCATCTGCGCTCCTGCCACCATCCACCTCGCCGGGGCGGAAATCGAACTTGTGTCCCTCGTGGCGCGCGAACAGCGGCTGCGCCGGGCCATCGATGTCTACGCCAAGACCCGGGAAAAGAACGGTGAGGAACGGCTCGACTACATCTTCATCGACTGCCCGCCCAGCCTGGGCCTCCTGACGGTCAACGCGTTCTGCGCGGCCAATGAGGTCCTCATTCCCATCCAGTGCGAGTACTACGCGCTGGAAGGACTGAGCCAGCTGCTCAAGAACATTGAAATGATCCAGAAGCACCTGAACGCCGACTTGGTTGTTTCCACCATTCTGCTCACCATGTACGACGGCCGTACCAACCTTGCCGCCCAGGTTGCGGCGGAGGTCCGGACGCATTTCCCTGAGCAGGTGCTCTCCGCAGTGGTCCCCCGCTCTGTACGCATCTCCGAAGCGCCAAGCTACCAGCAGACTGTAATGACGTATGACCCTTCCTCCAGCGGTGCCCTGTCCTACCTGGAAGCCGCTGCTGAAATAGCAGAACGCTAA